The Deltaproteobacteria bacterium genome segment TGCTTGACCGTCTCGACCGCGCCCTCGCGGGCAGTGACATCGAGGTTGCGTCCGTTCTCGACGTATGCCTCGGCCTCGTCCGCGCCCTTCTTGCGCGCGAGTTCCACGCACCGCCGCGCCGCGTTCATCAGTTCCGGGCTCAACGCGCTCGCCATGGATTCGGAAGATTTCATGTTCACACCATCCCGGCCATGGGTTTCGACGCGCCGCCCACCGTGAGCTTGTCGATGCGCACATGCGGCAATCCGACTCCGACGGGCACGCTCTGGCCGTTCTTGCCGCAGGTGCCGATGCCGGGGTCGAGCTTGGGATCGTCGCCGACCATCGAGACCTGACGCAGCACCTCGGGACCGACGCCGATCAGCGTCGCACCCTTGACGGGCCGCGTGAGCTCGCCGTTTTCGATCAGGTAGCCTTCGGCGACCTCGAAGACGAAGTTGCCATTCGAGATGTCCACCTGCCCGCCGCCGAAATTCTTGGCGTAAAAACCCGACTTCACCGACGAGATGATGTCCTCGGGTTTGTCCTTGCCCGGCGCGAGATAGGTGTTCGTCATGCGCGGCATGACGTAGTGGCGGAACGACTCGCGCCGCCCCGAGCCGGTGGACGAAAGTCCCATGAGCCGCGCGTTTTGGCGATCGACCATGTAGCCGCGCAGGATGCCGTTTTCGATCAGCACCTTGCGCTGCGTGGCGATGCCCTCGTCGTCAATGGCGAGGCTCCCGCGCCGCCCGGGGATGACGCCCTCGTCGATGACCGTGCACAGATCCGACGCGACCTTTTGCCCCACCTTGCCCGTGTACAGGCTCGTGCCCTTGCGGATGAAATCGGCCTCGAGCCCGTGGCCCACCGCCTCGTGCAGCAAGATGCCGCTCCACCCGTTCGCGAGCACCACCACCTGCTCGCCGACCGGCGCGTCGATCGCGCCGAGCTGCGCCGTCGCCTGACGCGCCGCCTCGCGCGCGGCGTCCTCGGGCGAAAACTCCTCGAAAAACTCGAAGCCGTTGCGCCCGCCGCCGCCGTAAAAGCCCGTGCGCCGGTCGCTCTCGCCCTGGGCGATCACCGAAAAATGCAGACGATGCAGCAGCCGGCGATCGGTGGCGAAGACGCCGTCCGTGTTTGCGATGGTGATGAGCGACTCCGTGTCGAAGTACGCGCCCATCACCTGCGCCACGCGTTGATCGAACCCG includes the following:
- a CDS encoding twin-arginine translocation signal domain-containing protein; amino-acid sequence: MNDPTEMDRRQFMATGAVVTAAAAMVPGVVAAQSLGGPGKPLLDEAVVKRVLEAAMSRGGDYADVFAQDSVSTSFSLEENKVRSAQVGYGAGVGVRVLVGQKIGYAFCEGFDEQRLIETAKAASYIADAKPGQIARIGAHDAVAEINRARVAPEDASAAARAELLLRGNEAAHGFDQRVAQVMGAYFDTESLITIANTDGVFATDRRLLHRLHFSVIAQGESDRRTGFYGGGGRNGFEFFEEFSPEDAAREAARQATAQLGAIDAPVGEQVVVLANGWSGILLHEAVGHGLEADFIRKGTSLYTGKVGQKVASDLCTVIDEGVIPGRRGSLAIDDEGIATQRKVLIENGILRGYMVDRQNARLMGLSSTGSGRRESFRHYVMPRMTNTYLAPGKDKPEDIISSVKSGFYAKNFGGGQVDISNGNFVFEVAEGYLIENGELTRPVKGATLIGVGPEVLRQVSMVGDDPKLDPGIGTCGKNGQSVPVGVGLPHVRIDKLTVGGASKPMAGMV